One segment of Ipomoea triloba cultivar NCNSP0323 chromosome 12, ASM357664v1 DNA contains the following:
- the LOC115998607 gene encoding cyclic nucleotide-gated ion channel 18-like: MDSLFFTPASRLRQFRQSLKPPAATATVASPDEPQLIDALWRDKILDPSSDVVNVWNHVFLIACLISLSLDPLYFYIPYVGGTACMSTDNKASIAITYFRTITDFFYVINMLLKFRTAFVAPSSRVFGRGELVMDAKEIAARYLRSDFIIDFAATLPLPQIVIWIVIPATKGNGSGHDNNTIALIVLIQYLPRLLVSIPLNQRIIKTTGFIAKTAWAGAAYNLLLFMLASHVLGASWYLSSIGRQHSCWNMQCRSERNAVPPCIPSFLDCESLYTNSLEREYWLNTTSLLTRCDPKNEDSDFKFGMFADAFTSEVASSPFVEKYLYCLWWGLRNLSSYGQNLRTSTYIGETLFCIFVCINGLILFSHLIGNMQTYLQSLTVRLEEWRIKRRDTEEWMRHRQLPPELQERVRRFDQYKWLATRGVKEESILQSLPLDLRREIQRHLCLNLVRRVPFFAQMDDQLLDAICERLVSSLSTKATYIVREGDPVNEMLFIIRGQLESSTTNGGRSGFFNSITLRPGDFCGEELLTWALVPNSLNLPSSTRTVRTLSEVEAFALRAEDLKFFAVQFKHLHSKKLQHAFRYYSHQWRTWGACYIQVAWRRYKKKKLAKELSLQESYYYMSTEDGETYIYDENYVGSDDGADIQSSEDGANNAQHLGATILASKFAANTRRGIMQKVQVSDSASSSLKMPKLFKPQEPDFS, translated from the exons ATGGATAGTTTATTCTTCACGCCGGCATCACGCCTCCGCCAATTCCGGCAATCATTGAAACCCCCGGCTGCTACGGCGACGGTTGCCTCCCCGGACGAGCCCCAACTGATCGACGCCCTATGGCGAGACAAGATATTGGATCCCAGCAGCGACGTGGTGAACGTTTGGAATCATGTGTTCCTCATCGCCTGCCTTATCTCCCTCTCTTTAGATCCTCTGTATTTCTACATCCCCTACGTGGGCGGCACGGCTTGCATGTCCACCGACAACAAAGCCTCCATCGCAATCACCTACTTCCGCACCATCACCGACTTCTTCTACGTCATCAACATGCTGTTGAAATTCCGCACCGCCTTCGTCGCCCCCAGCTCTAGGGTTTTCGGCCGGGGCGAGCTGGTGATGGACGCCAAAGAAATCGCGGCGCGATATCTCAGATCCGATTTCATTATTGATTTTGCCGCTACTCTCCCCTTACCTCAG ATTGTGATTTGGATTGTGATTCCGGCTACGAAAGGTAACGGATCTGGCCACGACAACAACACTATCGCTCTTATCGTCCTCATTCAATATCTTCCCAGGTTGCTCGTTAGCATTCCATTAAATCAGAGGATTATTAAGACAACAGGCTTTATTGCTAAAACAGCTTGGGCTGGAGCTGCATATAATTTACTCCTCTTCATGCTAGCCAGTCAT GTACTAGGGGCTTCATGGTACCTGTCTTCCATTGGGCGCCAGCATTCTTGCTGGAATATGCAGTGTAGAAGTGAGCGTAATGCGGTTCCTCCATGCATTCCTAGTTTTCTGGACTGTGAGAGTCTGTATACCAATTCGCTTGAGCGGGAATATTGGCTCAACACCACATCATTGCTTACCCGTTGTGATCCTAAAAACGAGGACTCTGATTTCAAATTTGGAATGTTTGCTGATGCTTTTACAAGTGAAGTCGCTTCATCTCCATTTGTTGAGAAGTATCTCTATTGCCTTTGGTGGGGTTTAAGGAATTTGAG TTCATATGGACAGAATTTGAGGACTAGCACATACATTGGAGAAACACTGTTTTGCATTTTCGTGTGTATCAATGGTTTAATTCTATTTTCACATTTAATTGGCAACATGCAG ACTTACCTGCAATCTCTGACGGTGAGACTTGAGGAGTGGAGGATTAAGAGAAGAGATACAGAAGAGTGGATGAGGCATCGCCAGTTGCCTCCAGAGCTTCAAGAACGTGTACGTCGATTTGATCAGTACAAATGGCTTGCAACGAGAGGAGTCAAGGAAGAGTCTATCTTGCAATCGTTACCCCTGGATCTTCGTCGTGAGATTCAGAGACATCTTTGCCTTAACCTTGTTCGCAGA GTTCCTTTCTTTGCACAGATGGATGACCAACTGCTTGATGCCATCTGTGAACGCCTAGTCTCCTCATTGAGCACAAAAGCCACTTATATTGTCCGCGAGGGTGATCCAGTGAACGAGATGCTCTTTATCATCAGGGGCCAACTGGAGAGCTCCACAACAAATGGGGGAAGATCAGGATTCTTCAATTCTATCACCCTTAGACCCGGAGACTTCTGTGGAGAGGAATTACTAACATGGGCTCTAGTTCCAAACTCTTTAAACCTGCCTTCTTCAACTCGCACTGTTCGAACGCTATCTGAAGTCGAGGCGTTTGCACTTCGTGCTGAGGACCTGAAGTTCTTCGCGGTTCAGTTTAAGCATCTTCACAGCAAGAAGTTGCAGCATGCATTCAGATACTATTCTCATCAATGGAGGACGTGGGGTGCGTGCTATATACAGGTCGCGTGGAGAAGGTACAAAAAGAAGAAGTTGGCAAAGGAGTTGTCTCTGCAGGAGAGCTACTATTACATGTCAACTGAAGATGGTGAAACCTACATTTACGACGAGAATTATGTGGGTTCTGATGATGGAGCCGACATCCAGTCATCCGAAGATGGTGCCAACAATGCACAGCATCTTGGAGCCACAATCCTGGCCTCGAAATTTGCTGCAAATACAAGAAGAGGAATCATGCAAAAAGTGCAGGTATCAGATTCTGCTTCTTCT